From the Maridesulfovibrio zosterae DSM 11974 genome, the window CACCAGGGAATTCGTATGCAGAGAGGAGTTCACGAACTTCCATTTCAACGAGTTCGAGAAGTTCTTCGTCGTCAACCATGTCACATTTGTTCATGAAAACAACTACGAAAGGAACACCAACCTGACGAGCGAGCAGGATGTGCTCACGAGTCTGAGGCATAGGACCATCGGTAGCTGCAACAACGAGGATTGCGCCGTCCATCTGAGCTGCACCAGTAATCATATTCTTGATGTAGTCAGCGTGACCAGGGCAGTCAACGTGTGCGTAGTGACGGTTTTCAGTTTCGTATTCTACGTGTGCAGTAGCAATTGTGATACCGCGTTCTTTTTCTTCAGGTGCTTTGTCGATTTCGTCAAATGCAACGTAATCGCCGTTACCTGCAAGACCTGCAATCTTAGTGATTGCAGCGGTCAGAGTAGTTTTACCATGGTCAATGTGACCAATGGTACCGATATTAACATGTGGCTTTCCGCGTTCGAATTTAGCCTTACCCATGATAAATCCCCCTAAATTTTAGTTCAGTTTTTTCACTGATTTAAAGCGTTCAAAGGTCATTTACACAAATGTATGGAGCCCACGACCGGACTTGAACCGGTGACCTCTTCCTTACCAAGGAAGTGCTCTACCGACTGAGCTACGTGGGCTTTCATATTAAACGCGCAGGCTGGACTGGGGTAAGTTCAGAATGGAGCGGGAAACGAGATTCGAACTCGCAACCCTCAGCTTGGAAGGCTGATGCTCTAGCCGTTGAGCTATTCCCGCTCTTCTAATGTCCGTAGTCACACAACAGGTTCCCCTGTCTCCTACAGCGCGATTATCAAAAGTGGTGGTGGGGGGAGGATTCGAACCTCCGAAGGCGTTGCCGACAGATTTACAGTCTGTTCCCTTTGGCCACTCGGGAACCCCACCACTATATTTTTTTGTTACCTTTCACAAGTGGAGCTGGCGATGGGACTTGAACCCGCAACCTGCTGATTACAAATCAGCTGCTCTACCAATTGAGCTACGCCAGCCCTTGTGAGCGAACCGTTCTACAAGTTTCGTTTTCAAATTGCAAGTACTTTTTGAAGTTTTTTTTCAGTTTGTTCTTGCTTGAAAACTTCGTGAAACTTGTGATTCGCCGAAGCAACGAAGCGGGGTTTAAACGGAAAAGGCTCAACAAGTCAACACCTTTTTAAAACTTTTTTTAAGTTTTTCAAAAATTACCTGCTTCTGTATTGCTCTTAACGCAGGCAGGCTTTGACTTTCTGAGCATTTGTACGTAATTCACTCCCCCGCTGCTTTTTTTGAGCAGCTTCCATAGAACTCAATCTTATTTCAGGTATAAACTAATGAAATTACTTCCCATAAGTCCAGATAAACCCTGGCTGGCTCCTTTAGCCGGTTATTCAGATCTTCCTTTCCGTATGCTTTGCCGAAAACGCGGCTGTGCAGTGGCCTGTACCGAAATGGTCAGCGTTAAGGGACTTAAATACGATGGCAAAGGAACAAAGGTCCTGCTGGCCACTTGTGCCGAAGACAGCCCACTTGTTGTACAACTCTTCGGTGGAGAACCACAGGATTATTCAGACACTATGCCCCAACTGATAGATGAGGGCTACAGTTTTTTTGATTTAAATTCAGGGTGCCCTGTAAAAAAAGTACTCAAAACAGGCGGAGGCTCTGCCCTGCATCTTGATCCAGATAGATTAGTTGAGACAGCTGCGGCAATGGTAAAGGTTGCAGGCGAAGGTCGTGTAGGAGTAAAGATACGATTGGGATTTATGCATAGTGAAGATAATTACCTCGAAATAGCCAGACGTCTTGAAGATATAGGTGTTGCGTGGCTTACATTACATCCACGCTATGCAAAACAGATGTTTTCCGGCGATGCAGACTGGTCTAAACTTGCTGTTCTAAAACAGAATGTATCCATTCCTGTAATTGGTAGCGGTGATCTTTTTACTGCTGAAGACGGCATTGAATGCATACGGCAGACAGGAATCGATGGAATCATGTTTGCGCGAGGGGCACTTTTTGATCCTGCTATTTTCAGTCATTATCTGAAAATCATGAACGACCCTTCATGCGATGATCTTCCCCCTTTTGATTTAGGCAAAACCATGACTGAACATATTAATATGACCAGAGACTTCGACGGCAGTAATAGATCTTTTAGAAAAATTCGTTCAATTCTACCTCGTTACGCTAAAGGTATGGATGGCATTCGCTCAGTTCGTACACGACTTTCCGAGTGCCAGAACTGGGAGGAATTGCTTGCTGCAGCAGCTGAAGTTTCTACTTTGACCAAAGAACGTTGCTAGCCTTTTATTTTTTTAATGCAATTGTTGACGTTAACCGCTTTAACAGCGTAATATATATTTTGTAATCAAATAATACACACAGCTTTTTATTGGAGATTGATATGGCAGCACAGACTGACATTTTACTTGAAGCGGGTACCAATGAATTGGAAATCGTTGAGTTCTGGCTTGAAGAAGAACCTCGTGAAGAAGGTGAAGACTCTTATCGAGGATTCTATGGTGTCAACGTTGCAAAAGTTCTCGAAATTATCAGAATACCAGATAAAATAACTAAGCTTCCTAAAGTTGCCCACCCTGCAATTATGGGAACATTTAATCTGCGCAACAAAGTAATTCCTCTTGTTGATTTAAGCCATTGGCTAAAAAAACCGCGTGTTGAAAAAGAGCCACCCAAAGTAATTGTTACTGAGTTCAACAATGTTTCTTCAGCATTTCTTGTTTCCGGTGTAACCAGAATTCACAGGATTAGCTGGGAAAGAGTAGAAGCTCCTTCCAACTATGTCTCGTCGCTCTCTGAAGACTCAATTACCGGTGTTGTAAAATTCGAAGACCGTATCTCACTTATACTTGACCTTGAAAAGATTGTTGCCGAGCTCAACCCTGAACTGGGCTTGAAACTCGATGATTCTATCGACTGGGCCAATACTGCCGGTTACAAAGCAATTATAGCTGATGATTCCACTTTGATCAGAGAAATGCTCTATGAAATGATGACCAGAGCAAAGTTTAATGTGGAAATGGCCAATACCGGTCGTGATTGTTTTGAAAAACTTCTTGAATTCAAACGTCAGGCTGAAGAGGAAGAACGTCCCATTACCGACTTTATCAATGTTGTTATATCAGACATTGAAATGCCTGTAATGGATGGACACAATCTTACTGTTCGTATTAAAGCCGACCCGATTCTCAAACAACTTCCTGTTATCCTCTTTTCCTCCATCATAACTGATAAGCTACGCCATAAAGGCGAG encodes:
- a CDS encoding chemotaxis protein produces the protein MAAQTDILLEAGTNELEIVEFWLEEEPREEGEDSYRGFYGVNVAKVLEIIRIPDKITKLPKVAHPAIMGTFNLRNKVIPLVDLSHWLKKPRVEKEPPKVIVTEFNNVSSAFLVSGVTRIHRISWERVEAPSNYVSSLSEDSITGVVKFEDRISLILDLEKIVAELNPELGLKLDDSIDWANTAGYKAIIADDSTLIREMLYEMMTRAKFNVEMANTGRDCFEKLLEFKRQAEEEERPITDFINVVISDIEMPVMDGHNLTVRIKADPILKQLPVILFSSIITDKLRHKGESVGADDQISKPEVTQLAQRAIALIEK
- a CDS encoding tRNA dihydrouridine synthase, encoding MKLLPISPDKPWLAPLAGYSDLPFRMLCRKRGCAVACTEMVSVKGLKYDGKGTKVLLATCAEDSPLVVQLFGGEPQDYSDTMPQLIDEGYSFFDLNSGCPVKKVLKTGGGSALHLDPDRLVETAAAMVKVAGEGRVGVKIRLGFMHSEDNYLEIARRLEDIGVAWLTLHPRYAKQMFSGDADWSKLAVLKQNVSIPVIGSGDLFTAEDGIECIRQTGIDGIMFARGALFDPAIFSHYLKIMNDPSCDDLPPFDLGKTMTEHINMTRDFDGSNRSFRKIRSILPRYAKGMDGIRSVRTRLSECQNWEELLAAAAEVSTLTKERC